The following proteins are encoded in a genomic region of Arachis stenosperma cultivar V10309 chromosome 4, arast.V10309.gnm1.PFL2, whole genome shotgun sequence:
- the LOC130975073 gene encoding uncharacterized protein LOC130975073 produces MMRRMRIEEAKSTRMALQLANRTFKFPHRVVEDLLVKVGEFIFPADFVVLDMKEEANTSIILGRPFLATARGIIDVQKGELVLKLHEEKMVFNVFKAMSYLKESMGECMMVDTIEQIVQGVLEEEQCKGTMELEQQIPHGELPQGALESSIMTNHKDDNGEEAPKLELKTLPPSLKYAYLGDNNTYPVIINSRLS; encoded by the coding sequence ATGATGAGAAGGATGAGAATTGAGGAAGCCAAATCAACAAGAATGGCACTCCAACTGGCTAACAGAACATTCAAGTTTCCACATAGAGTAGTGGAAGATTTATTGGTGAAAGTGGGAGAATTCATTTTCCCAGCTGACTTTGTTGTGCTGGatatgaaagaagaggctaacaCTTCAATTATCCTAGGAAGGCCATTCCTAGCTACTGCTAGAGGCATCATTGATGTGCAAAAAGGGGAACTAGTCTTGAAATTACATGAAGAGAAGATGGTCTTCAATGTTTTCAAGGCAATGAGTTACCTCAAGGAATCAATGGGAGAATGCATGATGGTGGACACCATAGAACAAATAGTTCAAGGGGTTTTGGAAGAAGAACAATGTAAAGGAACTATGGAATTGGAGCAACAAATACCACATGGAGAACTACCACAAGGAGCCTTAGAAAGTTCAATCATGACAAACCACAAAGATGACAATGGAGAAGAGGCACCAAAACTAGAGCTGAAGACCTTACCACCAAGCTTAAAATATGCATATCTGGGTGACAACAACACCTAcccagtgatcatcaactcAAGGTTGAGTTAG